GAGACGCGTTGCTGGCCTACCAGGGGCGCGAGCGCCGCTACGGCGCAAGGCCGTGATCCACGTCGTCTGCGGCGAGGACGCCTACTCGGTCCACGCCGCCGAGCGGCGCCTGGTGGATTCCCTCGTCGAACCAGAGTGGCGATCGGTCAACCTGACGGTGTACGACGGCGCGGCCGCGGGCGTGGCCGACGTGGTCAACGCGGCGCGGACGCCTTCCTTCTTCGGCAACCGCCTGGTGGTGGTGCGCGACTGCCCGTGGTTCACGCCGGCCGCTCGCAAGAAGGGCAAGGACGACGAAGCCGCTGCCGAGGCCAGGCCCGAAGCCGACGCGGGTTCGACCAGGCCGCTCGTCGACCTGATCAATGAGGGCCTGCCGGGCGGCTGCCACTTGCTGTTGATCGTGCCCAAAGCCCTCAACAAGACGCTCTCGACCACCAAGGCCTTGCTGGCGGCAGCCGCCAAGGGGGCCGCCGAGGTCAAGGAGTTCCCCGGCCCCAATCCCTTCAAGCCCGAGCCCACCATCCGCTGGCTCGTGGACCATGCCCGGGAGACGGAGCACGGCATCGATGCCGCCGCGGCCGAACTGCTGGTGGGGCGCCTCGGGCAGGACAAGTACCTGCTGGCCGCCGAGGTCGCCAAGCTCGCGAGCTACGCCGGCGACCGCCCGGTGCGAGCCGCCGACGTCGCCCTGCTTTCGCCGCCCGGCGAGTCAGGGGTGTTCGACCTCCTCGACGCCATCCTGGCCCGGCGGCTCCCCGAGGCGATCACGCACCTGCGCCGCCTCACCGCCAGCGACCACCCGCTCAAGATCGTCGCCACCATGGGCACGTTCCTGCGCACTTACCTCCAGATGAAACTGCTCAAGGAGCGTGGCGCCGGCGAGGATGCCATCGCCACGGCCGTGAAGTGGCACCCGTTCCGGGTGAGCAAGGCCCTCGCGGCGCTGCGGCCGTGGACCAGCAGCCAGCTCGGTGCCGCGCTCGCCGGCCTGGCCGAGGCGGAGCAGGCCCTAAAGGGCAGCGGGTTGCCGGACGCCCTCGTGATGGAACGTCTGCTCGCCAAGGTTGCCAGCCTCTGATCCCCGCAAATCGCGGGGCTTCATGACCAGCACGTGGGTGAGCCGGCTGTCCGGTTCCAGGTAGACGCGGCCGCCGACGGCCAGACCGGCGGAGGGGCCGCCGTCCAGGTTCATCGCGTCCGAGACGCCCAGATCGCGCAGGATGGTGGCGGCCTCGAGCAGCGTCGGGTACTCCTTGAAGGCGACCA
Above is a window of Candidatus Tanganyikabacteria bacterium DNA encoding:
- the holA gene encoding DNA polymerase III subunit delta — its product is MIHVVCGEDAYSVHAAERRLVDSLVEPEWRSVNLTVYDGAAAGVADVVNAARTPSFFGNRLVVVRDCPWFTPAARKKGKDDEAAAEARPEADAGSTRPLVDLINEGLPGGCHLLLIVPKALNKTLSTTKALLAAAAKGAAEVKEFPGPNPFKPEPTIRWLVDHARETEHGIDAAAAELLVGRLGQDKYLLAAEVAKLASYAGDRPVRAADVALLSPPGESGVFDLLDAILARRLPEAITHLRRLTASDHPLKIVATMGTFLRTYLQMKLLKERGAGEDAIATAVKWHPFRVSKALAALRPWTSSQLGAALAGLAEAEQALKGSGLPDALVMERLLAKVASL